Proteins from one Pontibacter korlensis genomic window:
- a CDS encoding M2 family metallopeptidase: MKRTLISGITASILFSCSVHIVSTDQTQTKPEADTSPYDQTVASEVDRFLDTYSNRYQELHLQLQEARKQFYTASGGNDTVRAASMLFASEALASFTGNMGNLEKTSAFLEHQQGLTNLQVRQLKAILYEGANYPQSVPEAVKARLKMENEHAVKLRDFYNYPFLEKNTASSLKNHSTTSSSKAELATKLRKDFLQLRDLRNLTVQGLGFGYDNYFAYQVAEYGIPLEEMKNLLMELNQELYPLFRELHTYARYELAKKYGSPQVPDYLPAHWLPGKWPHDWSGIMEEAVVSYEGTSLEILSGKEENFFTSLGFQSIPHSSQHNLLSATIYQSSFSSLNHSFDLYQKVSGLENTGSTLEQYTRNIHDTGHLLYVKAYNNDSVPVLLRRGANRAFYEAIGNLFERAAMQAYYTAHPPQADESKPEDKMQQLLKEALTYVTLIPYAAGVMSEWEYELYANKLSENQLNKRWWELVKKYQGITPSAIGKDSIDPVTLAGIQTGATPSYDHALSCVIMFQLQEHLAKHVLKQDLYTANYYGSKAVGGFLYTIMASGATADWKELLEEKTGESISARAMVTYFQPLLVYLKEKNKGRKYTL; encoded by the coding sequence ATGAAGAGAACATTAATTTCAGGAATCACAGCCTCCATCCTCTTCTCGTGTTCAGTACACATTGTAAGTACGGACCAAACTCAGACTAAACCAGAAGCAGATACGTCCCCTTATGACCAGACTGTCGCCTCTGAAGTCGATAGGTTTCTGGACACATATTCTAATAGGTACCAGGAGTTGCACCTTCAGCTACAGGAGGCACGGAAGCAATTCTATACAGCATCAGGAGGGAATGATACAGTACGGGCAGCCTCAATGCTATTTGCCAGTGAGGCTCTGGCTAGCTTTACAGGCAATATGGGTAATCTGGAGAAAACAAGTGCTTTTCTTGAGCATCAGCAAGGATTAACAAACCTACAGGTAAGGCAACTCAAAGCAATTTTGTATGAGGGAGCCAACTACCCACAATCTGTTCCCGAAGCTGTAAAGGCACGCCTCAAGATGGAAAACGAGCATGCCGTAAAACTGAGAGACTTTTATAACTATCCCTTTTTAGAAAAAAACACGGCTTCCAGCTTAAAAAACCATTCCACAACCTCGTCGTCCAAAGCAGAACTGGCTACCAAGCTCCGGAAGGATTTTCTCCAACTACGTGATTTGCGAAATCTCACTGTTCAGGGACTTGGCTTCGGCTATGATAACTATTTTGCATATCAGGTAGCTGAATACGGAATACCTTTGGAGGAAATGAAGAACCTTTTAATGGAGCTCAACCAGGAACTATATCCACTGTTTCGCGAGCTGCATACCTACGCACGTTATGAACTAGCTAAAAAGTATGGTTCACCCCAGGTTCCTGACTACCTGCCAGCTCACTGGCTTCCTGGCAAATGGCCCCATGATTGGAGCGGCATAATGGAGGAAGCAGTTGTGAGCTATGAAGGTACTTCTCTAGAGATACTTTCTGGAAAGGAAGAAAATTTCTTCACAAGCCTAGGCTTTCAAAGTATACCTCACTCTTCTCAACACAATTTGCTAAGTGCAACCATTTATCAAAGTAGCTTTTCCTCTTTAAACCACTCTTTTGACCTCTACCAAAAAGTCAGTGGCCTTGAAAATACGGGATCTACCCTGGAGCAGTACACTAGAAACATTCATGATACAGGACATTTACTCTACGTGAAGGCTTATAATAATGACAGTGTGCCGGTTCTGCTGCGTCGTGGCGCAAATCGTGCTTTTTATGAAGCCATAGGCAATCTATTCGAACGGGCTGCTATGCAAGCTTATTATACAGCACATCCGCCTCAAGCTGACGAAAGTAAGCCGGAAGACAAGATGCAACAGCTATTAAAAGAAGCACTTACCTATGTCACACTAATACCTTATGCTGCTGGTGTTATGAGTGAGTGGGAGTATGAGCTTTATGCTAACAAGCTATCAGAAAATCAGCTAAACAAGCGTTGGTGGGAACTTGTAAAAAAATACCAAGGCATTACTCCTTCCGCAATTGGAAAGGACTCCATAGACCCTGTTACACTGGCAGGCATACAGACCGGCGCTACCCCCTCTTATGACCACGCATTGTCTTGTGTCATAATGTTTCAGCTGCAGGAGCACCTTGCAAAACATGTATTGAAACAAGACTTATATACGGCTAATTACTATGGAAGCAAAGCCGTAGGAGGCTTTCTCTATACCATCATGGCTTCTGGCGCAACTGCAGATTGGAAAGAACTGCTTGAAGAAAAAACAGGGGAAAGTATTTCTGCCCGCGCCATGGTAACTTACTTCCAACCCCTGCTGGTTTATCTGAAAGAGAAGAATAAAGGCAGGAAATATACTCTATAG
- the gmd gene encoding GDP-mannose 4,6-dehydratase — protein sequence MKTALITGVTGQDGAYLAELLLSKGYKVHGLKRRSSSFNTDRIDHLYQDPHEQNINFKLHYGDLTDSTNLIRIIQETQPDEIYNLAAMSHVKVSFDTPEYTANADGLGTLRILEAIRILGLTKKTKVYQASTSELYGLVQAVPQTETTPFYPRSPYAVAKLYAYWITVNYREAYGMYACNGILFNHESPLRGETFVTRKITRAAARIGMGLQDRLYLGNMDARRDWGHAKDYVEAMWRILQQDQPEDYVIATGVTTTVRDFVKMSFAELGIVIEFRGEGVEEKGYVAACNNPDYQLELGREVVCVDANYFRPTEVELLIGDATKAKEKLQWQPKYDLPALVKDMMEADIELFKRDSYLVEGGHKVYNYHELQ from the coding sequence ATGAAAACTGCCCTTATTACTGGTGTAACCGGTCAGGATGGAGCATACCTGGCTGAGCTACTTCTAAGCAAAGGATACAAGGTGCACGGCCTTAAGCGCCGCAGCTCAAGCTTTAATACAGACAGAATCGACCATCTATACCAGGATCCGCACGAGCAGAACATTAACTTTAAGCTGCACTACGGGGACTTGACCGATTCCACAAACCTGATCCGCATCATCCAGGAGACGCAGCCTGACGAGATTTATAACCTGGCGGCTATGAGCCACGTGAAGGTGAGCTTCGACACGCCAGAATATACAGCAAATGCTGACGGCCTTGGAACGCTTCGTATTTTAGAGGCGATCAGGATTCTTGGTCTGACGAAGAAGACCAAGGTGTACCAAGCCTCCACTTCTGAACTTTATGGATTAGTACAGGCAGTACCTCAAACGGAAACTACTCCGTTCTATCCTCGCTCTCCTTATGCTGTTGCTAAGCTTTATGCTTACTGGATCACTGTTAACTACCGTGAGGCCTATGGCATGTATGCCTGCAATGGTATCCTCTTCAACCACGAGTCGCCGCTGAGAGGTGAGACCTTTGTTACAAGAAAGATCACGCGTGCAGCCGCCCGAATAGGAATGGGCCTGCAGGACAGGCTGTATTTGGGTAACATGGATGCCAGACGAGACTGGGGCCACGCTAAAGATTATGTAGAGGCAATGTGGCGTATTCTTCAGCAGGATCAGCCAGAAGATTACGTCATCGCAACAGGTGTAACTACTACAGTTCGCGACTTTGTGAAAATGTCCTTTGCTGAACTAGGCATTGTGATTGAGTTCAGAGGAGAAGGAGTGGAGGAGAAAGGCTACGTGGCAGCTTGTAATAATCCCGACTATCAATTAGAGCTGGGTCGTGAGGTTGTATGTGTAGATGCTAACTACTTCCGTCCAACCGAGGTAGAGCTATTGATTGGTGACGCTACCAAAGCCAAAGAAAAACTGCAGTGGCAACCCAAGTATGACCTGCCTGCCTTGGTAAAAGATATGATGGAGGCTGACATTGAGCTGTTCAAGCGTGACAGCTATTTGGTAGAGGGTGGTCATAAAGTTTATAACTACCATGAGTTGCAGTAA
- the fcl gene encoding GDP-L-fucose synthase encodes MHKDSKIYVAGHRGMVGSAIVRKLQSEGFSNIITRTSKELDLRNQLAVDSFFEEERPEYVFLAAAKVGGIQANNTYRAEFLYDNLMIEANIIHSAYKYEVEKLMFLGSSCIYPKLAPQPLKEEYLLTGPLEPTNEPYAIAKIAGIKLCEAYRDQYGCNFISVMPTNLYGYNDNYDLSNSHVLPALIRKFHEAKEAGAPAVTVWGTGSPRREFLFADDLAQACLYLMAHYNERELVNIGTGEDITIKELALLVKEVVGFEGDLEFDTSKPDGTPRKLMDVSKLHRAGFRHSTSLPEGIALAYADFKNKMVEA; translated from the coding sequence TTGCATAAAGACTCTAAAATATACGTAGCGGGCCATAGAGGCATGGTCGGCTCTGCCATCGTTCGAAAGCTACAAAGTGAGGGCTTTTCCAACATCATCACCCGCACATCAAAAGAACTGGATCTGAGAAACCAGCTGGCAGTAGACAGTTTTTTCGAAGAGGAAAGACCTGAGTATGTTTTCCTGGCTGCTGCTAAGGTAGGCGGAATCCAAGCGAACAATACTTACCGGGCTGAGTTCCTTTACGACAACCTCATGATTGAGGCGAACATTATCCACAGCGCTTATAAGTATGAAGTAGAGAAACTGATGTTCCTGGGATCATCCTGTATCTACCCCAAGTTAGCTCCACAGCCGCTGAAGGAGGAGTATCTTCTGACTGGTCCCTTGGAACCTACCAACGAGCCCTATGCCATCGCTAAGATTGCAGGTATAAAGCTCTGCGAGGCATACCGCGACCAGTATGGCTGTAATTTTATTAGCGTTATGCCTACCAACCTGTATGGCTACAACGACAACTATGACCTAAGCAATTCTCATGTTCTTCCTGCGCTGATCCGCAAGTTTCATGAGGCCAAGGAGGCCGGCGCGCCCGCTGTAACCGTTTGGGGCACCGGTAGCCCACGACGTGAATTTTTGTTTGCCGATGACCTTGCTCAGGCTTGCCTTTACCTGATGGCGCATTACAATGAACGCGAGCTTGTGAACATTGGAACAGGGGAGGACATCACCATAAAAGAACTGGCGCTCCTTGTGAAGGAAGTGGTGGGGTTCGAAGGCGATCTGGAGTTTGACACGTCCAAGCCGGATGGCACCCCGCGCAAGCTGATGGATGTCTCGAAACTGCATCGAGCTGGTTTCAGGCACTCTACCTCCTTGCCTGAGGGAATTGCCCTGGCTTATGCAGATTTCAAAAACAAAATGGTGGAGGCGTAG
- a CDS encoding glycosyltransferase family 4 protein: MMQTFTFFITAFAITYFAVPSVIKVAAIRNLFDEPNERKLHKNTIPALGGVAMFAGIFFSILFWAESFNFNLLRWIVLSLVIVFLLGLKDDVVAIDPLKKLIGLLVASSLVIVYGDIRIQSFYGILGVYDIPYWISVVFTLFVFIVIINAFNLIDGINGLAGGIGAIASLAFGSFFLYNGNLNSAAIAFATAGSLLAFLRYNFSDAKIFMGDGGALVIGFVLSVLCTKFLSTEFVINIISDKPLSTPLVALAVLIIPLVDTLRVFTIRIINGRSPFSADRNHLHHLLLDLGMSHRRTALVLYAANIYFVALTLLSMEFGQHMVLFLIVLTAFVLSQVPYLILRNRSTTHESKSKHQVA; the protein is encoded by the coding sequence ATGATGCAAACTTTTACTTTCTTCATCACAGCTTTTGCTATTACTTACTTTGCAGTTCCTTCGGTTATAAAGGTTGCCGCAATAAGGAATCTTTTTGACGAGCCAAACGAAAGAAAACTGCATAAAAATACCATTCCTGCCTTAGGTGGGGTAGCCATGTTTGCTGGTATTTTCTTTTCTATTTTGTTCTGGGCAGAAAGCTTTAATTTCAACTTGCTGCGTTGGATCGTCCTGTCGTTGGTGATTGTTTTTCTTCTTGGCTTGAAAGATGATGTTGTAGCCATAGACCCTCTCAAGAAGCTAATTGGCTTACTTGTCGCCTCCAGTTTAGTTATTGTATATGGTGATATACGTATTCAAAGCTTCTATGGGATATTAGGGGTGTATGATATACCTTATTGGATTAGTGTAGTGTTCACGCTGTTTGTCTTCATTGTTATTATAAATGCCTTCAACCTGATAGATGGTATCAACGGATTAGCCGGTGGTATAGGGGCTATAGCTTCCCTGGCCTTCGGCAGCTTTTTCTTATACAATGGGAACTTGAATTCAGCGGCAATTGCTTTTGCTACAGCTGGTTCTTTGCTGGCCTTCCTGCGATATAATTTTTCGGATGCAAAGATCTTTATGGGAGATGGAGGGGCATTGGTGATAGGATTTGTATTGTCGGTATTATGCACTAAGTTTTTGAGCACTGAATTTGTTATAAATATTATAAGTGACAAACCTCTGTCAACTCCGCTAGTTGCCCTCGCAGTTCTGATAATACCTTTAGTTGATACTTTAAGGGTCTTCACGATTAGAATCATAAATGGAAGGTCCCCTTTCAGTGCAGATAGAAACCACCTTCATCATTTATTACTCGACCTAGGTATGAGCCACAGAAGGACAGCACTGGTGTTATATGCTGCTAACATATATTTCGTAGCCCTTACGCTCTTGTCAATGGAGTTTGGGCAGCATATGGTGCTATTTCTTATTGTTCTGACCGCTTTTGTGCTTAGTCAGGTTCCATATCTTATTTTACGAAATAGGAGCACCACGCATGAGAGTAAGTCGAAGCATCAGGTGGCTTAA
- a CDS encoding glycosyltransferase family 2 protein, translating into MLISVITATYNSEDNVATAMKSLATQTYPRLEAVVIDGASTDQTVSVVQQAYSGSLKLISEKDKGIYDALNKGIALSSGDIIGFVHSDDFLASPTILTEIATIFEEEGVDGVYGDLLYVNKDDTSKVVRYWKSQPFYAALLQKGWMPAHPTLFLKREVYEKHGLFNLEYKIAADYDLMLRIFQDTTLKFKYLPKVITNMRVGGASNRSFKNIKLKSSEDLKALKNNKISRPYLTLAKKNLSKLEQFFLREQY; encoded by the coding sequence ATGCTAATTTCAGTCATAACTGCCACCTATAATAGCGAAGACAATGTAGCTACGGCTATGAAGTCCTTAGCGACACAAACTTACCCACGTCTTGAAGCTGTAGTGATAGATGGAGCCTCCACAGACCAGACTGTGTCTGTTGTGCAGCAGGCATACTCCGGTAGCTTAAAGCTTATTTCAGAAAAAGACAAAGGTATATATGATGCTCTCAACAAGGGCATTGCTCTTTCCTCTGGCGACATTATTGGCTTTGTGCATTCCGATGACTTTCTAGCTTCTCCTACCATCCTTACAGAAATTGCCACAATTTTTGAAGAAGAAGGTGTAGATGGGGTGTATGGAGATTTGCTTTATGTAAATAAAGATGATACTTCTAAAGTGGTGCGTTACTGGAAGAGCCAGCCATTTTACGCCGCACTTTTGCAGAAAGGATGGATGCCCGCTCACCCGACTTTATTCCTCAAAAGGGAAGTTTATGAAAAGCATGGACTATTTAACCTGGAGTATAAAATAGCGGCAGATTATGACCTTATGCTTCGCATATTTCAGGATACGACACTGAAATTTAAATACCTGCCTAAGGTTATTACTAATATGCGCGTAGGCGGGGCGAGTAATCGCAGCTTTAAAAATATTAAATTAAAATCTTCCGAAGATTTAAAAGCCTTAAAAAATAACAAAATTAGCAGGCCATACCTAACCCTAGCTAAGAAGAATCTTAGTAAACTAGAGCAGTTCTTTTTGAGGGAGCAATATTAA
- a CDS encoding glycosyltransferase family 2 protein has product MKPSISVVILTYNESLHIRRCIESVKDVCQDIYLVDSFSTDDTVQVAQSLGAIVYQNKWENNYAKQFNWGLDNLPITTDWVLRLDADEYLTPELASEIVNKLPNLSNEVNGVELPLRRIFQGREITKGTGGINLLRIFRYGKAWSETRWMDEHIKLSSGKTVVFEHAFADHNLNNLGWWTAKHNGYAIREAIDLLDIEFNLLGNHAEEVNISDQAAYKRRRKHKYAKQPLFWRSFAYFLYRYILKGGFTEGKEGFMWHFLQGWWYRTLVDVKIYEIKKNCGTDVAKIKAFIEREYSISL; this is encoded by the coding sequence ATGAAGCCTAGTATAAGTGTTGTAATTCTTACCTATAATGAATCTTTACATATTAGAAGGTGCATTGAGTCGGTAAAAGATGTTTGTCAGGATATTTATTTAGTTGATAGTTTTTCCACTGATGATACAGTTCAAGTAGCACAATCATTAGGAGCTATAGTTTATCAAAACAAGTGGGAAAACAATTATGCAAAACAGTTTAATTGGGGTTTAGATAATCTTCCAATCACAACAGATTGGGTACTTCGTTTAGACGCAGATGAATATTTGACTCCTGAGCTAGCTTCAGAAATAGTAAATAAGCTACCAAATTTATCTAATGAAGTAAATGGTGTAGAGTTGCCTTTACGGAGAATCTTTCAAGGAAGAGAAATCACAAAAGGTACAGGGGGGATTAACTTGTTGAGAATTTTCAGGTACGGAAAAGCGTGGTCTGAAACCCGATGGATGGACGAACATATCAAGTTAAGTTCAGGGAAAACCGTTGTGTTTGAGCATGCTTTTGCTGATCATAATCTAAATAATTTGGGGTGGTGGACGGCAAAGCATAATGGTTATGCTATCCGAGAAGCTATCGATCTTTTAGATATAGAATTTAACCTCTTAGGGAATCATGCGGAGGAAGTGAATATTAGCGATCAGGCGGCATACAAGCGAAGAAGGAAACATAAATATGCTAAACAGCCATTATTCTGGAGATCTTTCGCATATTTTCTATACCGTTACATTTTGAAAGGAGGCTTTACAGAAGGTAAAGAAGGTTTTATGTGGCATTTTTTGCAAGGATGGTGGTATCGTACATTAGTAGATGTAAAAATTTATGAAATAAAAAAGAATTGCGGGACTGATGTTGCTAAGATAAAAGCCTTTATTGAGAGAGAATACAGTATTAGTTTATAG
- a CDS encoding transferase — protein sequence MQIEEQKVNLSQYKNALSKRNQLVRLIWCIVWALFASPLPRSIGSGWKRFLLRLFGAKIHSTAVVYSSVRIYMPWNLEMKEYACLAPEVDCYNVAKVTIGNQATVSQKTYLCAASHNISHPHSPLITAPIVIEDQAWIGADVFIGMGVTVGEGAVVGARACVFKNVEPWTVVGGNPAKAIKKREFSCND from the coding sequence ATGCAGATTGAAGAACAGAAAGTTAATCTCTCTCAGTACAAAAACGCCTTGAGTAAAAGAAACCAACTTGTACGGCTAATCTGGTGTATTGTGTGGGCTTTATTTGCTAGTCCCCTGCCTCGCAGTATTGGTAGTGGCTGGAAAAGATTTTTACTAAGGTTGTTTGGTGCTAAGATTCATTCAACAGCAGTTGTATATTCCAGTGTTAGAATATACATGCCTTGGAATTTAGAAATGAAGGAGTACGCTTGTTTAGCGCCTGAAGTAGATTGTTATAATGTAGCTAAAGTTACTATAGGAAATCAAGCTACTGTGTCTCAGAAAACTTATTTATGTGCAGCGTCCCATAACATTTCTCATCCTCACAGTCCATTAATTACTGCACCTATTGTGATTGAGGATCAGGCCTGGATAGGTGCAGACGTTTTTATAGGTATGGGAGTAACAGTAGGTGAAGGTGCGGTAGTAGGAGCTAGAGCTTGTGTTTTTAAAAATGTTGAACCATGGACTGTAGTTGGTGGCAATCCTGCTAAGGCTATAAAAAAGAGAGAATTTAGCTGTAATGATTAA
- a CDS encoding glycosyltransferase — protein MIHISHIISTIDIHAGGPSKSVCDLSVNQTIIHCSISIITRPSTTPYLRTSPNDKLALTFTKNFDSELSKKSALGSKNHILHGHGIWQMPVHQMAVVARRYNVPYIITPRGMLEPWALKAGKWKKKLALSMYQRKDLAKAACIHATAPMEAENIRKLGFKNPIAVIPNGIDVKEFPVKKRVIQKSRRTLLFLSRIHPKKGIEILIEAWAHLSSELKYDWHVEIAGNGDKAYIEQLKQLIINKGLSEEISILGPQFEEAKIRTYHRADLFVLPTYSENFGVVVAEALACGVPVITTKGAPWEDLERCNAGWWIDVGVEPLKACLREALAVDAHSLIEMGRNGRKLVKEDYSIQAVAKQTIELYKWVLGEGETPKFVYAD, from the coding sequence ATGATTCATATTTCACACATTATATCTACTATTGATATTCATGCTGGTGGACCTTCTAAGAGTGTTTGCGACCTTTCAGTTAATCAGACTATAATTCATTGCAGTATCAGTATCATAACTAGGCCTTCAACCACACCTTATCTAAGGACAAGTCCTAATGATAAACTGGCACTTACATTCACAAAGAACTTTGATAGCGAATTATCAAAGAAATCAGCCTTAGGAAGCAAAAATCATATATTGCATGGCCACGGTATATGGCAGATGCCGGTTCATCAAATGGCTGTCGTTGCTAGAAGATATAATGTGCCCTACATAATAACTCCAAGAGGTATGCTCGAACCTTGGGCGCTTAAAGCAGGCAAGTGGAAAAAAAAGCTAGCATTGAGTATGTATCAAAGAAAAGATTTAGCCAAAGCAGCTTGTATTCATGCCACTGCTCCTATGGAGGCAGAAAATATTCGAAAACTTGGGTTTAAAAACCCTATTGCTGTTATTCCGAATGGAATAGACGTAAAAGAATTTCCGGTAAAGAAACGAGTAATACAGAAAAGCAGAAGAACACTTCTCTTTCTCTCGCGAATTCACCCGAAAAAAGGTATAGAGATTTTGATAGAAGCTTGGGCTCATTTGTCGTCTGAGTTGAAGTACGATTGGCACGTCGAAATAGCCGGTAATGGTGATAAAGCATATATTGAACAGCTAAAGCAGCTTATAATCAATAAGGGTTTAAGTGAGGAAATTTCCATTTTGGGACCACAATTTGAGGAGGCAAAGATAAGAACCTACCATCGAGCTGATCTTTTTGTACTTCCAACATACTCTGAAAATTTTGGAGTTGTGGTGGCGGAGGCTTTGGCCTGTGGCGTGCCTGTCATCACAACGAAGGGTGCACCATGGGAAGATTTGGAACGTTGTAATGCTGGTTGGTGGATAGATGTGGGGGTAGAACCTCTAAAAGCTTGTTTAAGAGAGGCATTAGCTGTGGATGCGCATTCTTTGATAGAAATGGGAAGAAATGGTAGGAAATTAGTTAAGGAAGATTACAGTATACAAGCTGTGGCCAAGCAAACAATAGAGCTTTACAAGTGGGTATTAGGTGAAGGAGAAACTCCAAAATTTGTATATGCAGATTGA
- a CDS encoding glycosyltransferase has translation MVTFILRNNNSKGKSIEELFLNVHKHIERQFSLATSLLEVPKNGISPLSVIKNIIFVSKQKGIIHVTGDIHYVAVIPFKKIVLTVHDVKSILSGSFLNVLIKKIFWFWLPSLFVKKITVISNFSKNEILKVIPWASNKVEVIYNPVSQELTNVPKEFNNLEPTVLHIGTKSNKNLKNTILGLKGIPCKLVIVGNLDQETLGLLNNCNMYYENYCNVTFNVIRELYEACDIVSFISLYEGFGMPIIEAQKVGRVVITSKRGAIPEIAMDSVYYVDPEDVASINAGFRALINDGSLRENLLKKGNLNVAKFDIHSTAAKYNRLYNSLL, from the coding sequence TTGGTAACTTTTATTTTAAGAAATAATAATTCAAAAGGAAAGAGCATAGAAGAACTGTTTTTAAATGTACATAAGCATATCGAAAGGCAGTTTAGCTTAGCTACTTCCTTATTAGAAGTTCCTAAGAATGGAATAAGCCCTTTATCCGTTATAAAAAATATAATTTTTGTTTCTAAACAGAAAGGTATAATTCACGTCACCGGAGATATTCATTACGTTGCAGTAATTCCTTTTAAAAAAATTGTTTTAACTGTTCACGATGTAAAGTCAATACTGTCCGGTAGTTTTCTTAATGTATTGATAAAAAAGATTTTCTGGTTTTGGTTACCTAGTCTTTTTGTAAAGAAGATAACTGTTATTTCAAATTTTTCCAAAAATGAAATTTTGAAAGTTATTCCATGGGCTTCAAATAAAGTTGAAGTTATTTATAATCCAGTCAGTCAAGAACTAACTAACGTTCCAAAGGAATTTAATAACCTCGAGCCTACAGTATTACATATTGGTACAAAAAGCAATAAAAATCTTAAAAACACTATTTTAGGTTTAAAAGGAATTCCATGTAAATTAGTTATTGTAGGTAATTTAGATCAAGAGACTCTAGGCCTGCTCAACAATTGTAATATGTATTATGAGAACTACTGCAATGTTACTTTCAATGTAATTAGAGAATTGTATGAAGCATGTGATATAGTGTCATTTATTTCATTGTATGAAGGGTTTGGCATGCCAATAATAGAAGCCCAAAAGGTAGGAAGAGTGGTAATCACAAGTAAAAGGGGAGCTATACCAGAAATAGCTATGGATAGCGTGTATTATGTTGATCCTGAAGATGTAGCAAGTATAAACGCTGGATTTAGGGCTTTGATTAATGATGGAAGTCTAAGGGAAAATTTGCTGAAGAAAGGAAATTTAAATGTTGCTAAATTTGATATTCATTCTACTGCAGCTAAATACAACAGGTTATATAATTCTTTATTATGA
- a CDS encoding CgeB family protein: MKIAIIGAKNFDSLEFHIKDELIHQGHQVQIFDYKQNFSRKVDYGLILISERYEKKLNIKLLERIVTYKPDLVIGVYKHIHPLVVKGVREKGIKIIHINPDQLTTLRNQQIFVEPYDAYFTKDPYMLNFMKSNIGLNVFQYQEAFNPRFHKKVEGGPLLEEEVNIDVLCFGTLYPYRNRMLKLLKEEGVKIKLFGRKAKYFDPILESDFLGKGVYGAEKAKFLNGSKIVFNNFHYAEVESVNNKFFEINGCGAFQICDYKPILNQLLPFDPKQVSFSNINEANALIKYYLNKPEKRVEIRDIIHDHFLENYTYKNMLNYILSNI; this comes from the coding sequence ATGAAGATTGCAATTATTGGTGCTAAAAATTTTGACAGTTTAGAGTTTCATATAAAGGACGAACTAATTCATCAAGGTCATCAAGTTCAAATTTTTGACTATAAACAAAACTTTTCAAGGAAAGTTGATTATGGTTTAATTTTAATCTCAGAGCGCTATGAGAAGAAACTAAATATAAAATTACTAGAGCGTATAGTTACTTATAAACCTGACTTAGTTATTGGAGTTTATAAGCATATCCATCCTCTTGTTGTGAAGGGAGTTAGAGAAAAAGGCATAAAAATCATTCACATAAATCCTGATCAGCTTACTACTCTCCGAAATCAGCAGATATTTGTAGAACCTTATGATGCTTATTTTACAAAAGACCCTTATATGTTAAACTTTATGAAGAGTAACATAGGGTTGAATGTTTTTCAGTATCAAGAGGCATTTAATCCCCGGTTTCATAAAAAAGTTGAGGGGGGACCTTTATTAGAAGAAGAAGTAAATATTGATGTTCTTTGCTTTGGCACTCTATATCCATATAGAAATAGAATGCTAAAGTTATTAAAAGAAGAAGGGGTTAAAATCAAGCTCTTTGGACGGAAAGCAAAATATTTCGATCCTATACTTGAAAGCGACTTCTTAGGGAAAGGAGTATATGGAGCAGAAAAAGCTAAATTTTTGAATGGTTCAAAAATAGTCTTTAATAATTTTCATTACGCAGAGGTAGAGTCTGTAAATAACAAATTTTTTGAAATCAATGGCTGCGGAGCTTTCCAGATATGTGATTACAAACCTATACTGAACCAATTATTACCCTTTGATCCTAAGCAAGTTAGTTTTTCAAATATAAATGAGGCAAATGCATTGATAAAGTATTATTTAAACAAGCCTGAGAAAAGAGTAGAAATAAGAGACATAATACATGATCACTTTTTAGAAAACTACACTTACAAGAATATGTTGAATTACATTTTGTCTAATATATGA